A segment of the Halovivax limisalsi genome:
GGGTATGCTACTCGCGCATCCGCGCGGACGAGAAGCTCCTGCTGTCGGAACTGCGCGAGCGCGGCCACGACGTTGTCAAGGTCGACGTCCGCGACCTCGAACTCGCCGTCGACGAGGCGCCCGAGATCCTCGCGGACCTCGACATCGTCGTCGATCGCTGTCTGGCGACGAGTCGCAGCGTCTACGTCACGCAGTTCTGCGCGGCCTACGGCGTCCCGGTCGTGAACTCTCCCGAGACGGCGACCGTTTGCGCCGACAAGGTCCGCACGAGCCTCGCGCTCGACGGCGCGGGCGTCCCGACGCCCGCGACGAACGTCGCGTTCACCACCGACAGCGCGCTCGAGGCCATCGAATCGTTCGGCTACCCGTGCGTGCTCAAGCCGGTCGTCGGCTCCTGGGGGCGCCTGATGGCGAAGATCGACTCGCGCAGCGCCGCCGAGGCCATCCTGGAGCACAAGTCGACGCTCGGCCACTACGAGCACAAGGTGTTCTACGTCCAGGAGTTCGTCGAGAAGCCCGGCCGCGACCTGCGTGTCGTCGCCGTCGACGGCGAGCCGATCGCGGGGATGGTCCGCTCGGCTGACCACTGGATCACCAACGCCGCGGCGGGTGCCGAGACGGCGCCGCTGGAGATCGACGACGAGATCGCGGAGCTGGTCGCCGCGGCGAGCGACGCCGTCGGCGGCGGGCTCCTGGGCGTGGACCTCATGGAAACTGCCGACGGGTACACCGTCCACGAGGTCAACCACACCGTCGAGTTCAAGGCGCTGAACGGCTCCGTCGACGTCGACGTCCCCGCGGCGGTCGTCGACTGGCTCGAAGCCGAGGCCGCGGCGGAAGCGGCCGGCGACGCCGACGAGACGACTGACGGCACCGAACTGGAGGTGACCCACTGATGGCCCGCGGGACGTCAGCCGCTACTGCCGACGACGCAGACGATACTACCGACGCCGACGACGTGACCGCCGATGCCGACGCCGCCGGGGCCGCGGGTACTGACGACGCGGCCGCCGAGACGGTCACCGCGAGCGTCGTCGGCGCCAGCGGCTTCGCCGGCGGCGAACTCCTGCGTCTGCTCGCCGGCCATCCCAACTTCGACATCCAGCAGGCGACGAGTCGCGGAAACGCCGGCAAGAGCGTCGGTTCGACCCACCCGCCGCTTCGCGGGACCGAGCTACGCTACACCGATCCGACGGAGCTGGAGTCGGTGGACGTGCTCTTCGCCGCGACGCCCCACGGCGTCTCGATGGGCCGCATCGACGAGTTCTTCGAGGTCGCCGACACGGTGGTCGACCTCTCGGCGGACTTCCGCCTCGATTCCGAGCCACAGTACGACGAGTGGTACGACGGCCACGACGCGCCCGAGTACCTCGAAGCGGCCGAGTACGCCCTGCCCGAACTCAACCGCGAGAACCTGCCGGGCGCCGACCTGATCGCGAGCGGCGGCTGTAACGCGACCGCGACGATCCTCGGGCTCTATCCGCTGTTCGAGCACGGGATTCTCGGCGACGATGACGCCGACGGCGACGAGCGGATCGTCGTCGACGTCAAGGTCGGCTCCTCGGAGGGCGGCGCCGGCGGCGGCGCGGCATCGAGTCACGCCGAGCGCTCGGGCGTCGTCCGCCCCTACGCGCCGACGGGCCACCGCCACGAGGCCGAGATCGAACAGTGGCTCGGAACCTCGGTCTCGTTCACCTGCCACGCGGTGGACATGGTTCGCGGCGCGAGCGCGACGAGCCACGTCTTCCCGGACGGCCCCGTCTCGAAGGGCGACCTGTGGTCGGCCTACCGCGCGTGCTACGAGGACGAACCGTTCGTCCGCCTCGCCGCGGGCGGCTCGGGCGTCTACCGCTACCCCGAGCCCAAAGCCGTCGCGGGGACGAACGTCGCGGAGGTCGGCTTCGAACTCGACCCGTCGAACGAGCGCGTCGTCGTCTTCGCCGCGATCGACAACGTGATGAAGGGCTCGGCCGGCCAGGCCGTCCACGCGGCCAACGTCGCGCTCGGCTACGCGGAGACGGCCGGCCTCGAGTTCGCGGGCTTGCACCCGGTGGGATCGCCATGACCGCCGCGGAGACGCTGACGACGAACGAGACGCCGGTCGTGATCAAGATCGGCGGTGCCAGCGCGGTCGATCCCGCGGGCGCGCTCGCCGACGTCGCCCACCTGTCGGCCAACGGCCGCCCCGTCGCGGTCGTCCACGGCGGTTCGACCGCCGTCGACGAGACGCTCGAGGCCCTCGGCGAGGAGCCGACCTACGTCGAGACGCCCGGCGGCGTCGTCGGCCGCTTCACCGACGAGACGGCGATGGAGGCGTTCACGATGGCGATGGCAGGGACGGTAAACACCGACCTCGTCGAGGCGCTGCAGAACGAGGGCGTCGACGCGATCGGCCTGACCGGCCTCGACGGCAAGCTGCTCGCCGGCACCCGAAAGTCGGCCGTCAGAGTGCTCGAGGACGGCACGAAGAAGATCAAACGCGGCGACCACTCCGGGACGGTCGAGTCGGTCAACGCCGACCTGCTGGAGACGCTCCAGGCTGGGGGGTACGTCCCCGTCGTCGGCGGCCCGGTCCTCGGCGCCGAGTCCGACGGCGGCTACACGGCCGTCAACGCGGACGCCGACCGCGCGGCCGCGGCGGTCGCGGGCGCGCTCGGAGCCGACCTCGTCGTGCTGACCGACGTCGCCGGGGTCTACGCGGATCCCGAGGACGAGTCGACGCTGATCGAGTCGGCGACGACCGAAGCCGAATTCCAAGCGCTCGAAGACGCCGCGGCGGGCTTCATGACGAAGAAGGTGATGGCGGCCCGGGAGGCCCTCGAGGGTGGCGCGTCGTCGGTCGTCGTCGCCGACGCGAACGCGAACGACCCGGTCCTCACCGCGCTCGACGGGGCGGGGACGACGATCACGCCCGGGGCGGTCGGACTGACGACTGCCGCCGACGGCTTCGAGGCCGCGACTGGCGGGCCCGGGACCGCTACCGACGGACCCGGGGACGGCGTCACCGACGATGCCGACGGGCTCGAGGCCGGCGCCACCGACGACGCAGTCGACGACGAAGTCGAGGTGAGCGAGTCGTGAGCGGCTTCGTCTTCTCGCAAAAACCGGTCACGATCGAGTCGGGCGACGGCGTCACGCTGACGGCCGACGACGGCACCGAGTACCTCGACGTCGGCGCGAGCTACGCGTGCACGCCCGCCGGTCACTGCCACCCCGACGTGGTCGGCGCGATCCGGGAACAGGCGAGCGAGCTGCTCTACGTGCAGGGGTCGTACCCGGTCGAGACGCGCTCGACCCTCAGGGCCCAGCTCGCCGCGCTCGCGCCGGGAGAGATCGAGAACGTCTGGCTCTGCAACTCGGGCACCGAGGCCAACGAGGCGGCCCTGAAGTTCGCCCGCAGCGCGACCGACGGCACGAAGATCGTCGCCGCGCGCGGCGCCTTCCACGGCCGTACCGCCGGCGCCCTCTCGGCGACCTGGAAGCCGAAGTACAAGGCGCCGTACGAACCCCTGCTCGAGGACCACGTCGAGTTCGTCCCCTACGGCGACGAGGCGGCGCTCGAGGCGGCCGTCGACGACGAGACGGCCGCGGTCATCCTCGAGCCGATCCAGGGTGAGGGCGGCGTCAATCCGGCGCCCGCGGGCTACCTGCGGGCCGCCCGCGAGGTGACCAGCGAGACCGGCTCGGCGCTGATCTTCGACGAGATCCAGACCGGCCTCGGTCGCACGGGCTCGTTCTGGGCCTGCGAGAACGACGCGCTCGTCGACGCGCCGGTCGTCCCCGACGTACTGACGACGGCGAAGGGCCTCGCGAGCGGACTCCC
Coding sequences within it:
- the lysX gene encoding lysine biosynthesis protein LysX; translation: MTVKIGVCYSRIRADEKLLLSELRERGHDVVKVDVRDLELAVDEAPEILADLDIVVDRCLATSRSVYVTQFCAAYGVPVVNSPETATVCADKVRTSLALDGAGVPTPATNVAFTTDSALEAIESFGYPCVLKPVVGSWGRLMAKIDSRSAAEAILEHKSTLGHYEHKVFYVQEFVEKPGRDLRVVAVDGEPIAGMVRSADHWITNAAAGAETAPLEIDDEIAELVAAASDAVGGGLLGVDLMETADGYTVHEVNHTVEFKALNGSVDVDVPAAVVDWLEAEAAAEAAGDADETTDGTELEVTH
- the argC gene encoding N-acetyl-gamma-glutamyl-phosphate reductase; this translates as MARGTSAATADDADDTTDADDVTADADAAGAAGTDDAAAETVTASVVGASGFAGGELLRLLAGHPNFDIQQATSRGNAGKSVGSTHPPLRGTELRYTDPTELESVDVLFAATPHGVSMGRIDEFFEVADTVVDLSADFRLDSEPQYDEWYDGHDAPEYLEAAEYALPELNRENLPGADLIASGGCNATATILGLYPLFEHGILGDDDADGDERIVVDVKVGSSEGGAGGGAASSHAERSGVVRPYAPTGHRHEAEIEQWLGTSVSFTCHAVDMVRGASATSHVFPDGPVSKGDLWSAYRACYEDEPFVRLAAGGSGVYRYPEPKAVAGTNVAEVGFELDPSNERVVVFAAIDNVMKGSAGQAVHAANVALGYAETAGLEFAGLHPVGSP
- a CDS encoding acetylglutamate/acetylaminoadipate kinase → MTAAETLTTNETPVVIKIGGASAVDPAGALADVAHLSANGRPVAVVHGGSTAVDETLEALGEEPTYVETPGGVVGRFTDETAMEAFTMAMAGTVNTDLVEALQNEGVDAIGLTGLDGKLLAGTRKSAVRVLEDGTKKIKRGDHSGTVESVNADLLETLQAGGYVPVVGGPVLGAESDGGYTAVNADADRAAAAVAGALGADLVVLTDVAGVYADPEDESTLIESATTEAEFQALEDAAAGFMTKKVMAAREALEGGASSVVVADANANDPVLTALDGAGTTITPGAVGLTTAADGFEAATGGPGTATDGPGDGVTDDADGLEAGATDDAVDDEVEVSES
- a CDS encoding aspartate aminotransferase family protein; this encodes MSGFVFSQKPVTIESGDGVTLTADDGTEYLDVGASYACTPAGHCHPDVVGAIREQASELLYVQGSYPVETRSTLRAQLAALAPGEIENVWLCNSGTEANEAALKFARSATDGTKIVAARGAFHGRTAGALSATWKPKYKAPYEPLLEDHVEFVPYGDEAALEAAVDDETAAVILEPIQGEGGVNPAPAGYLRAAREVTSETGSALIFDEIQTGLGRTGSFWACENDALVDAPVVPDVLTTAKGLASGLPLGATLCADWIAEGAASHGSTFSGNPLVAAAATATLDVIVDEDLAANAAAVGETLVDELETADLPIDGVRAAGLMVGLEVGRGANRVLRDLALEHEILALPAGRTVVRLLPPLTIDESHAHAVVDALEGTLEDPAES